A window of the Kineococcus mangrovi genome harbors these coding sequences:
- a CDS encoding MFS transporter, protein MSTTARVVEVVLPRRLGTGFRWLVASSWASNLGDGLALAAGPLLVASLSRDPLPVALAALAAWLPPLLFGLSAGVLSDRVDRRLVVLVVDVVRAVLLTGLATVVLTGAATVPVVLGALFLIATAEVFADNTASTLTPVLVARADLAIANARVQTGFVTVNQLAGPPLGAALFTAGAASPFAAQAGLCALAALFVGRLRLPPVAGGRPPATPWHDVLEGIRWTAHHPAVRVLVATIFIFNITFGAAWSVLVLYATQRLGLGSVGFGLVTTTGALGGIVGVLAYGWITRHVPLGDLMRIGLVVETLTHLALALVRSPWLALPVFFVFGAHAFVWGSTSITVRQRAVPHALQGRVGAVNTVGTFGGLAVGSGVGGVLAQHHGVTAPFWFAFVGSAVFVVLLWRSLRHVAHADEADEAPAVTP, encoded by the coding sequence GTGAGCACCACCGCCCGGGTCGTCGAGGTCGTCCTCCCCCGGCGGCTGGGCACCGGGTTCCGCTGGCTCGTCGCCTCCAGCTGGGCGAGCAACCTCGGTGACGGTCTGGCGCTGGCCGCGGGACCGCTCCTCGTGGCCTCCCTGTCCCGCGACCCCCTGCCGGTCGCGCTCGCAGCCCTGGCGGCGTGGCTGCCGCCGCTGCTGTTCGGCCTCAGCGCCGGTGTCCTGTCCGACCGCGTCGACCGGCGGCTCGTCGTCCTCGTCGTCGACGTGGTGCGGGCGGTGCTGCTCACGGGCCTCGCCACGGTCGTCCTGACGGGGGCGGCCACCGTCCCGGTCGTCCTCGGTGCGCTGTTCCTCATCGCCACGGCCGAGGTGTTCGCCGACAACACGGCCTCGACGCTGACGCCGGTGCTCGTCGCCCGCGCCGACCTCGCGATCGCGAACGCCCGCGTCCAGACGGGGTTCGTCACGGTGAACCAGCTCGCCGGGCCCCCGCTGGGCGCGGCCCTGTTCACCGCGGGCGCGGCGTCCCCGTTCGCGGCGCAGGCGGGGCTGTGCGCCCTGGCGGCCCTCTTCGTCGGACGGCTGCGGTTGCCACCCGTCGCGGGCGGACGGCCCCCGGCGACGCCGTGGCACGACGTGCTGGAGGGCATCCGGTGGACCGCGCACCACCCGGCCGTGCGCGTGCTCGTCGCGACGATCTTCATCTTCAACATCACGTTCGGCGCGGCCTGGTCGGTCCTCGTCCTGTACGCGACGCAGCGGTTGGGGCTGGGCTCGGTCGGGTTCGGCCTCGTGACGACGACGGGTGCCCTCGGCGGGATCGTCGGCGTCCTGGCCTACGGGTGGATCACCCGGCACGTCCCGCTGGGCGACCTCATGAGGATCGGGCTCGTCGTGGAGACCCTGACCCACCTCGCCCTGGCCCTGGTGCGCTCGCCGTGGCTCGCGCTGCCGGTGTTCTTCGTCTTCGGGGCCCACGCCTTCGTGTGGGGGTCGACCTCGATCACGGTGCGCCAGCGTGCCGTGCCGCACGCGCTGCAGGGCCGGGTGGGGGCCGTCAACACGGTCGGGACGTTCGGCGGGCTGGCCGTCGGCAGCGGGGTCGGCGGGGTGCTCGCCCAGCACCACGGCGTGACGGCCCCGTTCTGGTTCGCCTTCGTCGGCTCGGCGGTGTTCGTCGTCCTCCTCTGGCGCTCGCTGCGCCACGTCGCGCACGCCGACGAGGCGGACGAGGCGCCCGCGGTCACGCCCTGA
- a CDS encoding cystathionine gamma-synthase — protein MTSDQPHGFSTRALHAGQEADPATGAVVTPIYQVSTYKQDGVGALRTGLGTGYEYSRSGNPTRTALETQLASLEQGAAGFAFASGLAAEDAILRALLRPGDHVVIPNDAYGGTYRLVKRVAEPWGVEHTPADLASVDAVRAALRPNTRMVWVETPTNPLLTVADIAALAELAHSVGALLVVDNTFATPYLQTPLTLGADLVVHSTTKYAGGHSDVVGGAVVVRDGDDGRGNSLGERIGFHQNSMGAVPGPFDSWLVQRGLKTLAVRMERHCDNAERVVEFLQSHPRVTGILYPGLPEHRNHDVAAKQMTRFGGMISFRTASVDDALAVCGATELFTLGESLGGVESLVEHPGRMTHASVAGSLLEVPDDLVRLSVGIEDADDLVADLAQALG, from the coding sequence GTGACTTCCGACCAGCCCCACGGCTTCTCCACCCGCGCGCTGCACGCCGGTCAGGAGGCGGACCCCGCCACCGGCGCCGTCGTGACCCCGATCTACCAGGTGTCCACGTACAAGCAGGACGGCGTCGGCGCGCTGCGGACCGGCCTCGGCACGGGCTACGAGTACTCCCGCTCGGGCAACCCGACCCGCACGGCGCTGGAGACCCAGCTCGCCTCCCTGGAGCAGGGGGCGGCCGGCTTCGCGTTCGCCTCCGGCCTGGCCGCCGAGGACGCGATCCTGCGCGCGCTGCTGCGGCCCGGCGACCACGTCGTCATCCCCAACGACGCCTACGGCGGGACGTACCGCCTGGTCAAGCGCGTCGCCGAGCCGTGGGGCGTGGAGCACACCCCCGCCGACCTCGCCTCCGTCGACGCCGTCCGCGCCGCCCTGCGGCCGAACACCCGGATGGTGTGGGTCGAGACGCCGACCAACCCGTTGCTGACCGTGGCCGACATCGCGGCGCTCGCCGAGCTGGCCCACTCCGTCGGCGCGCTGCTCGTCGTCGACAACACCTTCGCCACCCCGTACCTGCAGACGCCGCTGACCCTGGGCGCCGACCTCGTCGTGCACTCCACGACGAAGTACGCCGGCGGGCACTCCGACGTGGTCGGGGGGGCGGTCGTCGTGCGCGACGGCGACGACGGGCGCGGGAACTCCCTGGGCGAGCGGATCGGGTTCCACCAGAACTCGATGGGCGCGGTCCCGGGCCCGTTCGACTCCTGGCTCGTCCAGCGCGGCCTGAAGACGCTCGCGGTGCGCATGGAACGGCACTGCGACAACGCCGAGCGCGTCGTGGAGTTCCTGCAGTCGCACCCGCGGGTGACGGGGATCCTCTACCCGGGGCTGCCCGAGCACCGCAACCACGACGTCGCGGCGAAGCAGATGACGCGCTTCGGCGGGATGATCTCGTTCCGCACCGCGTCGGTCGACGACGCGCTCGCCGTGTGCGGGGCCACCGAGCTGTTCACCCTCGGGGAGTCCCTCGGCGGGGTGGAGTCCCTCGTGGAGCACCCGGGCAGGATGACGCACGCCTCGGTGGCCGGGTCGCTGCTGGAGGTCCCGGACGACCTCGTGCGCCTGTCCGTCGGCATCGAGGACGCCGACGACCTCGTCGCGGACCTCGCGCAGGCGCTCGGCTGA
- the msrA gene encoding peptide-methionine (S)-S-oxide reductase MsrA, translated as MLFGNPYKTTMVPAEEALRGSETRRFEVPATHTVLGTPLEGPWPEGTEVMSFAMGCYWGAERILWQQPGVVTTAVGFQGGFTKNPTYEESTTGRTGHAETVLVAYDPTVTGPEQLLKVFWENHDPTQGYRQGNDRGTEYRSAVYTTTDEQFAAAQRTKETFQRELTEHGHGRITTEIRPVSEAGRFWYAEDHHQQYLDKIPNGYCNHGPNGLTCQIGLVTTDD; from the coding sequence ATGCTGTTCGGCAACCCGTACAAGACCACGATGGTCCCGGCCGAGGAGGCCCTGCGCGGCTCGGAGACGCGCCGCTTCGAGGTCCCGGCGACCCACACCGTCCTCGGGACGCCGCTGGAGGGCCCGTGGCCCGAGGGCACCGAGGTGATGTCCTTCGCGATGGGCTGCTACTGGGGCGCCGAGCGCATCCTCTGGCAGCAGCCGGGGGTCGTGACGACGGCGGTCGGCTTTCAGGGCGGGTTCACGAAGAACCCGACGTACGAGGAGTCCACGACCGGCCGCACCGGACACGCCGAGACCGTCCTCGTCGCCTACGACCCGACGGTGACGGGTCCCGAGCAGCTGCTGAAGGTGTTCTGGGAGAACCACGACCCGACGCAGGGCTACCGGCAGGGCAACGACCGCGGCACGGAGTACCGCTCGGCGGTCTACACCACGACCGACGAGCAGTTCGCGGCGGCGCAGCGCACGAAGGAGACCTTCCAGCGCGAGCTGACCGAGCACGGCCACGGCCGCATCACGACGGAGATCCGTCCGGTGAGCGAGGCGGGGCGGTTCTGGTACGCCGAGGACCACCACCAGCAGTACCTGGACAAGATCCCCAACGGGTACTGCAACCACGGCCCCAACGGTCTGACCTGCCAGATCGGGCTGGTCACCACGGACGACTGA
- a CDS encoding sigma factor-like helix-turn-helix DNA-binding protein, giving the protein MGLTEGRHDGPDGTDGALRPRLRIAAVDDHPALLAGLRLELARLDDALVLVATAPTVPDLMVQLAGAPAPDVVLLDLRLGDDSTPAGNVAALLEAGSRVLVYTEGRQHAEALEALQAGAQGVLLKDRPVATVAEALRSVADGDTVSSAETAAALQVDDTLTSHLSPQERRVLELYAGGMPARSVALRLGVTQETAKSYLKRIRAKYAALDRPAYTRMELYRRAVEDGVLAPLPAPGAPAPPVRPRPRADD; this is encoded by the coding sequence GTGGGACTGACTGAGGGTCGACACGACGGCCCGGACGGAACGGACGGCGCGCTGCGCCCGCGGCTGCGCATCGCCGCCGTGGACGACCACCCCGCCCTCCTCGCCGGGTTGCGGCTCGAGCTCGCCCGGCTGGACGACGCCCTCGTCCTCGTCGCCACGGCCCCCACCGTCCCCGACCTGATGGTCCAGCTCGCCGGCGCCCCCGCCCCCGACGTCGTGCTCCTCGACCTGCGCCTGGGCGACGACTCGACCCCGGCGGGCAACGTCGCCGCCCTCCTCGAGGCCGGCTCGCGCGTGCTCGTCTACACCGAGGGCCGCCAGCACGCGGAGGCGCTGGAGGCGTTGCAGGCCGGGGCGCAGGGGGTCCTGCTCAAGGACCGTCCCGTGGCCACCGTGGCCGAGGCGCTGCGCTCGGTCGCCGACGGGGACACCGTCTCCTCGGCCGAGACGGCTGCGGCCCTGCAGGTCGACGACACCCTGACCTCGCACCTGTCGCCGCAGGAGCGGCGCGTCCTGGAGCTGTACGCCGGCGGGATGCCGGCGCGGTCGGTGGCGTTGCGGCTGGGGGTGACGCAGGAGACGGCCAAGAGCTACCTCAAGCGCATCCGGGCCAAGTACGCGGCCCTCGACCGGCCCGCCTACACGCGCATGGAGCTGTACCGGCGCGCGGTGGAGGACGGCGTCCTCGCCCCCCTGCCCGCTCCCGGCGCCCCGGCGCCCCCCGTGCGCCCCCGGCCCCGTGCCGACGACTGA
- a CDS encoding ATP-binding protein: MTRRGVQRVLALVLALAVVSAAPTVVANVAGGRAHAPAGWTAPVLGGYVVVLFLLFAQALRTGGSTSGDGGLAAPVWALVVLGDLALATFPLVTSGPEDDVPWVLSLSPVTVGAGAVAVSSLGGALALTTVHLALRLALQVSGVWTVPADVAVLEAIGLVVIAITASVAVLAVRGSARQLETARSAAERAAAGAAAAEAAERENSRWDGIVHDDVLASLSLTAHARDGDDLARARLAAGRALTSVAREADREPGTARPVPVTEAVQRLGDAVLVQHPATVLELVPGRAGGRLPAEALEALQAAAVEAVRNALRHGPRQGVVPTVRVRVRAGGPEGGGRLSVEVRDDGAGFDTRRASPRLGLAVSVRRRAVVVGGRALVRSAPGVGTVVLLSVPLDGPGSRS, translated from the coding sequence GTGACGCGGCGCGGGGTCCAGCGGGTGCTGGCCCTCGTGCTCGCCCTGGCCGTCGTCTCCGCCGCACCGACGGTGGTCGCCAACGTCGCGGGCGGGCGCGCGCACGCGCCGGCCGGGTGGACCGCGCCGGTGCTGGGCGGGTACGTCGTGGTGCTGTTCCTCCTGTTCGCGCAGGCGCTGCGGACCGGCGGGTCCACCTCCGGTGACGGGGGGCTGGCCGCACCGGTGTGGGCCCTCGTGGTGCTCGGCGACCTCGCCCTGGCCACCTTCCCGCTCGTCACCTCCGGCCCCGAGGACGACGTCCCCTGGGTGCTGTCGCTGTCCCCCGTCACGGTCGGGGCGGGCGCGGTGGCGGTGTCCTCACTGGGCGGTGCGCTGGCCCTGACGACGGTCCACCTGGCGCTGCGGCTGGCGCTGCAGGTCTCCGGCGTCTGGACCGTCCCGGCCGACGTGGCGGTGCTGGAGGCGATCGGGCTGGTCGTCATCGCGATCACCGCCTCCGTCGCGGTGCTGGCGGTCCGCGGGTCGGCGCGGCAGCTGGAGACGGCGCGCTCGGCGGCGGAGCGCGCCGCGGCCGGGGCCGCTGCGGCCGAGGCCGCCGAGCGGGAGAACTCGCGCTGGGACGGCATCGTCCACGACGACGTGCTGGCCTCGCTGTCCCTGACGGCGCACGCCCGCGACGGGGACGACCTCGCCCGGGCCCGGCTCGCCGCCGGCCGCGCGCTGACGAGCGTGGCGCGCGAGGCGGACCGCGAGCCCGGCACGGCCCGGCCGGTGCCCGTCACCGAGGCGGTCCAGCGCCTGGGGGACGCCGTCCTGGTCCAGCACCCGGCGACGGTCCTGGAGCTGGTCCCGGGGCGGGCCGGGGGCCGGCTGCCCGCCGAGGCCCTCGAGGCGCTGCAGGCCGCGGCCGTCGAGGCGGTCCGCAACGCCCTGCGGCACGGACCGCGCCAGGGCGTCGTGCCCACCGTGCGGGTCCGGGTCCGGGCGGGCGGCCCCGAGGGGGGTGGGCGGCTCAGCGTCGAGGTCCGTGACGACGGGGCCGGTTTCGACACCCGCCGTGCGAGCCCGCGGCTCGGGCTGGCCGTGTCGGTGCGCCGGCGGGCGGTGGTCGTCGGCGGCCGGGCGCTGGTCCGCTCGGCGCCGGGGGTGGGCACGGTGGTCCTGCTGAGCGTCCCGCTGGACGGTCCCGGGAGCCGGTCGTGA
- a CDS encoding dihydrodipicolinate synthase family protein, whose translation MRLPQRTTSGAVELVDHAVSEPLAWEVPVGPAASRAVFAAAHVVPRVDAENVPGAPAVLDWDATLAFRHRLWSLGLGVAEAMDTAQRGMGLDFAATAELVRRSAAEATSVGGRIAAGVGTDQLEPGLHPLAAVRAAYEEQLALVEDAGAQPILMASRHLAAAAAGPQDYLELYSGLLAQVRRPAVLHWLGEVFDPALAGYWGSRDVAAATDAFCELVQANASRVDGVKVSLLDADHERALRRRLPAGVRLYTGDDFNYPDLIAGDGQFHSDALLGIFAGIPQIAAAALTRLDAGDAAGFRAALDPTLPLARHVFGAPTPHYKAGIAFLNWLDGRQPGYAMVGGLHAARSAVHQARTFVLADEAGVLTDPVGAAGRMRQYLAVHGLV comes from the coding sequence GTGCGGTTGCCTCAGCGCACGACCTCGGGCGCGGTCGAGCTCGTCGACCACGCCGTCTCCGAACCCCTCGCCTGGGAGGTCCCGGTCGGCCCGGCGGCCTCCCGCGCGGTGTTCGCGGCCGCCCACGTCGTGCCCCGCGTCGACGCCGAGAACGTCCCGGGTGCCCCCGCCGTCCTCGACTGGGACGCCACCCTCGCCTTCCGGCACCGGCTGTGGTCCCTCGGCCTCGGCGTCGCCGAGGCGATGGACACCGCGCAGCGGGGGATGGGCCTGGACTTCGCCGCGACCGCGGAGCTGGTGCGGCGCAGCGCGGCCGAGGCCACCTCGGTCGGGGGCCGGATCGCCGCGGGCGTCGGCACCGACCAGCTCGAACCCGGTCTGCACCCCCTCGCCGCGGTGCGCGCCGCCTACGAGGAGCAGCTGGCCCTCGTCGAGGACGCCGGTGCCCAGCCGATCCTCATGGCCTCGCGCCACCTCGCGGCCGCCGCGGCCGGTCCGCAGGACTACCTCGAGCTGTACTCCGGGCTGCTCGCGCAGGTGCGCCGACCCGCCGTCCTGCACTGGCTGGGCGAGGTGTTCGACCCCGCCCTGGCCGGGTACTGGGGTTCGCGCGACGTCGCCGCCGCCACGGACGCGTTCTGCGAGCTGGTGCAGGCGAACGCGTCCCGCGTCGACGGGGTCAAGGTCTCCCTCCTGGACGCCGACCACGAGCGCGCGCTGCGGCGGCGGTTGCCGGCCGGTGTCCGGCTCTACACCGGCGACGACTTCAACTACCCCGACCTCATCGCCGGCGACGGGCAGTTCCACAGCGACGCGCTGCTGGGGATCTTCGCGGGGATCCCGCAGATCGCCGCCGCCGCGCTCACCCGGCTCGACGCCGGGGACGCCGCGGGGTTCCGCGCCGCGCTGGACCCGACCCTCCCGCTGGCCCGGCACGTGTTCGGGGCGCCGACGCCCCACTACAAGGCGGGCATCGCCTTCCTGAACTGGCTCGACGGCCGTCAGCCCGGCTACGCCATGGTCGGCGGGCTGCACGCGGCCCGCAGCGCCGTGCACCAGGCCCGGACGTTCGTGCTCGCCGACGAGGCCGGTGTCCTCACCGACCCGGTGGGGGCGGCCGGGCGGATGCGGCAGTACCTGGCGGTCCACGGGCTGGTCTGA
- a CDS encoding Gfo/Idh/MocA family protein: MTQRLGVVMNGVTGRMGYRQHLLRSVLAIREQGGVELPDGSRVQLEPLLVGRSEEKLRDIARRHDLENFTTDVDGALADDDYPLYFDAQLTSARERSILKAVAAGRHVYTEKPTAETLQGAIALARAATSAGVKNGVVHDKVFLPGLIKLRRLVESGFFGDILSVRGEFGYWVFEGDWQPAQRPSWNYRAEDGGGIVADMFCHWNYVLEQTIAPVEAVTARAVTHLPVRHDERGEAYKATADDAAYAIFELEGGIVAQLNSSWAVRVDRDELVQFQVDGTLGSAVAGLFGCKVQPRSATPKAVWNPDLPEAHRYRDDWLPVPDNTTFDNGFKAQWEQFVRHVVADTPHPYDFLSGARGVRLAEAGLASSAQGRRVELEEIVL, from the coding sequence ATGACGCAACGCCTCGGTGTGGTCATGAACGGCGTGACGGGACGCATGGGGTACCGGCAGCACCTGCTGCGGTCGGTCCTGGCGATCCGCGAACAGGGCGGGGTGGAGCTTCCCGACGGTTCCCGCGTGCAGCTCGAACCGCTGCTGGTCGGCCGGTCGGAGGAGAAGCTGCGCGACATCGCCCGGCGCCACGACCTGGAGAACTTCACCACCGACGTCGACGGCGCCCTCGCCGACGACGACTACCCGCTCTACTTCGACGCCCAGCTGACGTCGGCGCGCGAGCGGTCCATCCTCAAGGCCGTCGCGGCCGGTCGCCACGTCTACACCGAGAAGCCGACGGCCGAGACCCTGCAGGGGGCGATCGCCCTGGCCCGCGCCGCGACGAGCGCCGGCGTCAAGAACGGCGTCGTCCACGACAAGGTCTTCCTGCCCGGCCTCATCAAGCTGCGCCGCCTGGTGGAGTCGGGGTTCTTCGGCGACATCCTCTCGGTGCGCGGGGAGTTCGGGTACTGGGTGTTCGAGGGGGACTGGCAGCCGGCGCAGCGGCCGAGCTGGAACTACCGCGCCGAGGACGGCGGCGGCATCGTCGCCGACATGTTCTGCCACTGGAACTACGTCCTGGAGCAGACGATCGCCCCCGTGGAGGCCGTCACCGCGCGCGCCGTGACCCACCTCCCCGTCCGCCACGACGAGAGGGGCGAGGCGTACAAGGCGACCGCCGACGACGCCGCGTACGCCATCTTCGAGCTCGAGGGCGGGATCGTTGCCCAGCTGAACTCCTCCTGGGCGGTCCGCGTGGACCGCGACGAACTGGTCCAGTTCCAGGTGGACGGGACCCTGGGCAGCGCCGTCGCCGGGTTGTTCGGCTGCAAGGTGCAGCCGCGGTCGGCCACGCCCAAGGCCGTCTGGAACCCCGACCTGCCCGAGGCGCACCGCTACCGCGACGACTGGCTGCCCGTCCCGGACAACACGACGTTCGACAACGGGTTCAAGGCGCAGTGGGAGCAGTTCGTCCGGCACGTCGTCGCCGACACCCCCCACCCCTACGACTTCCTCTCCGGCGCACGCGGTGTCCGGCTGGCCGAGGCCGGCCTGGCCTCCTCGGCCCAGGGACGCCGGGTCGAGCTCGAGGAGATCGTGCTGTGA
- a CDS encoding sugar phosphate isomerase/epimerase family protein: MLTTGLCSVTFRQLEPPALLDLAAQAGLAAVEWGADVHVPAGDLAAARDVAARTADAGLLVASYGSYWRARPGDDVAEVLATAHALGAPRVRVWAGEAGSAAAREPADRRPVVRALAEAVRRADDLGLRIGTESHGGTLTDTTASTLQLLAEVDDLVGRPALTTYWQPTVDASDEEALGELGALVDRVSTVHAFSWGPGTRRNPLRAREALWTRVLTVLRGSGRDHDVLLEFVPDDDPGALEREARALREWLNAAPATR, translated from the coding sequence GTGCTGACCACGGGACTGTGCTCGGTGACCTTCCGGCAGCTCGAACCGCCCGCCCTGCTCGACCTCGCCGCCCAGGCCGGCCTGGCCGCGGTCGAGTGGGGCGCCGACGTCCACGTGCCGGCCGGCGACCTCGCGGCCGCGCGTGACGTCGCCGCCCGCACCGCCGACGCGGGGCTGCTCGTCGCCTCCTACGGCTCCTACTGGCGGGCCCGGCCCGGGGACGACGTCGCGGAGGTGCTGGCGACGGCGCACGCCCTCGGCGCCCCGCGCGTGCGGGTCTGGGCCGGGGAGGCCGGCTCGGCCGCGGCGCGCGAGCCCGCCGACCGCCGTCCCGTCGTCCGCGCCCTGGCCGAGGCCGTCCGCCGCGCCGACGACCTCGGCCTGCGGATCGGCACCGAGTCGCACGGCGGGACGCTGACGGACACCACGGCGTCGACCCTGCAGCTCCTGGCGGAGGTCGACGACCTCGTGGGCCGCCCGGCCCTCACGACGTACTGGCAGCCGACGGTCGACGCCTCCGACGAGGAGGCTCTGGGCGAGCTGGGGGCGCTCGTCGACCGGGTGAGCACCGTCCACGCGTTCTCCTGGGGACCCGGCACGCGCCGGAACCCCCTGCGCGCCCGGGAGGCGCTGTGGACGCGCGTCCTCACCGTCCTGCGGGGCTCCGGCCGCGACCACGACGTGCTGCTCGAGTTCGTGCCCGACGACGACCCGGGCGCGCTGGAGCGCGAGGCGCGGGCTCTGCGGGAGTGGTTGAACGCCGCACCGGCGACGCGCTGA
- a CDS encoding secretion protein HlyD, which produces MGVVRTVVFPALRLVVWALIAVALLWIAFVRTGNRDTDAAASPSAVVQPPATEISRGDVVNTVDLQGTIQADPATTVKATAAGQVGRVRAEAGQAVEKGTPLFTVVVTVEPPATSTTGDPAATGGAAPAATTKTVTVTSTVAGTLATLDVLAGQDVAVGQDVATVSPGTLTISAPLTQAEQYRLLTPPTSAQVTVPGGPGAFECTGLRTGTPPVTGDGGSTGGAPSGFDPYTGMPADPSTAMTGANVTCAVPDGVQVFAGLSAAVEVTAGQATGVLLAPVTAVQGTVGTGKVWTVAEDGSTTETPVTLGLTDGQNVEVTGGVTEGQQVLQFVPGTDTPTDPNGMYGMGF; this is translated from the coding sequence GTGGGCGTCGTCCGGACCGTCGTCTTCCCCGCGCTCAGGCTCGTCGTCTGGGCGCTCATCGCCGTCGCGCTCCTGTGGATCGCGTTCGTGCGCACGGGGAACCGCGACACCGACGCGGCCGCGAGCCCGTCGGCCGTGGTCCAGCCCCCCGCCACGGAGATCTCGCGGGGCGACGTGGTCAACACGGTCGACCTGCAGGGCACGATCCAGGCCGACCCGGCCACGACCGTCAAGGCGACGGCCGCGGGGCAGGTGGGCCGGGTGCGCGCCGAGGCCGGCCAGGCCGTCGAGAAGGGCACCCCGCTGTTCACGGTCGTCGTCACCGTCGAACCCCCCGCCACGAGCACGACCGGGGACCCTGCGGCGACCGGCGGCGCCGCGCCCGCGGCCACGACGAAGACCGTCACCGTGACGTCGACCGTCGCGGGCACGCTGGCCACCCTCGACGTCCTCGCCGGCCAGGACGTGGCGGTCGGGCAGGACGTGGCCACCGTGAGCCCCGGCACCCTGACGATCTCGGCCCCGCTCACCCAGGCCGAGCAGTACCGCCTCCTGACGCCCCCGACGAGCGCGCAGGTCACCGTGCCCGGCGGCCCGGGGGCCTTCGAGTGCACCGGCCTGCGCACCGGGACCCCGCCGGTCACCGGCGACGGCGGCTCGACCGGGGGTGCACCGAGCGGGTTCGACCCCTACACCGGCATGCCCGCCGACCCCTCGACCGCCATGACCGGCGCGAACGTCACGTGCGCCGTCCCGGACGGGGTCCAGGTCTTCGCGGGCCTGTCCGCCGCGGTCGAGGTCACCGCCGGTCAGGCCACCGGGGTGCTGCTCGCCCCCGTCACCGCCGTCCAGGGGACCGTCGGCACCGGGAAGGTCTGGACGGTCGCCGAGGACGGCAGCACCACCGAGACCCCCGTGACGCTGGGCCTGACCGACGGCCAGAACGTCGAGGTCACCGGCGGCGTCACCGAGGGCCAGCAGGTCCTGCAGTTCGTCCCGGGCACCGACACGCCGACGGACCCGAACGGCATGTACGGGATGGGCTTCTGA
- a CDS encoding ABC transporter ATP-binding protein: MGLPPRSPDGPVVSLTQVSRSVRLPDGTDLRILTGVDLHVARGEHVAVVGRSGSGKSTLLNIIGLLDAPTSGQYLLDGAPVTGRSARRTAKLRGQTFGFVFQQFNLLPGRTATENVANPLLYGTGREFLRRRRTAREMLDRVGLGHRLDTMPEKLSGGEQQRVALARSLVRRPRVLLADEPTGALDVDTGSAVMDVLEELVRDDGTTLVTITHDLSVAARADRQFRLDHGVLSEITADAVATSTAHRETL, translated from the coding sequence ATGGGGCTGCCCCCGAGGTCCCCGGACGGACCGGTCGTCTCGCTGACGCAGGTCTCGCGCAGCGTCCGGCTGCCCGACGGCACCGACCTGCGCATCCTCACCGGCGTCGACCTCCACGTCGCCCGCGGCGAGCACGTCGCCGTCGTCGGCCGCTCCGGGTCGGGCAAGTCGACGTTGCTGAACATCATCGGCCTGCTCGACGCCCCGACGAGCGGGCAGTACCTGCTCGACGGGGCTCCCGTCACCGGCCGCTCGGCCCGGCGCACGGCGAAGCTGCGCGGGCAGACGTTCGGGTTCGTCTTCCAGCAGTTCAACCTGCTGCCCGGGCGCACCGCGACCGAGAACGTCGCGAACCCCCTCCTCTACGGGACGGGCCGGGAGTTCCTGCGGCGGCGGCGGACCGCGCGCGAGATGCTCGACCGCGTCGGGCTCGGCCACCGGCTCGACACCATGCCCGAGAAGCTCTCCGGCGGGGAGCAGCAGCGCGTCGCCCTGGCCCGCAGCCTGGTCCGCCGCCCCCGCGTCCTGCTGGCCGACGAACCGACCGGCGCCCTCGACGTCGACACCGGCTCGGCCGTCATGGACGTGCTGGAGGAGCTCGTGCGCGACGACGGGACGACCCTGGTCACCATCACGCACGACCTGTCCGTCGCCGCCCGGGCCGACCGGCAGTTCCGGCTCGACCACGGCGTCCTGTCCGAGATCACGGCCGACGCCGTCGCGACCTCCACCGCGCACCGGGAGACGCTCTGA